A region of Lycium barbarum isolate Lr01 chromosome 3, ASM1917538v2, whole genome shotgun sequence DNA encodes the following proteins:
- the LOC132631459 gene encoding poly(A)-specific ribonuclease PARN-like, whose translation MLQRRLFCTRISKTVLQSNLGHSHQSKWSVKQVTKSNFSVALEEVSSYISESDFIAVSLKNSGAYSAQWQRVIPIDTAHTAYLKAKYAAERFQVLQFAVCPFSIKGSKLIVHPYNFHLFPRDELKIGMPSYSFSCQSSYLTSMVQEGFDFNACIYDGISYLSKSQESAAIDRTGNASPISCTVPTPSGYTVADSVFAERIKSRLKHWITACKDTNKKPEDALISSLRKIVSGDEVYGSRPCLSIDVCSERQVRLVLETLKDFVDVIPLLTPAKGGTMRPVRVVLTSSEEDRILLQKELQNEEKEHNKRLRGFREVIDLISASQKPVVAHNSLNDFTFVHSKFLAPLPSTLDEFRSSLCVVFPNVLDVNHLMKEISPLTKVNNLPASISYLKQRFFAPIDVEIPNQAEVSEVKTLGHDVVKISELFAKLCSILKTAPRTPEADEGQLPDAIECCTNSFNPCFTSSHSPADEDISVWTDNTREISIKNLVFLWGFRVGTSAGKLKSLLYGSHKVFHNEFDVRMVDKSCAVVVFGDLGFPEVLLQLMDSGGICTNTLKEMLADGLTAAGYETYQKVCELGLWEADLASSMEKALEETESFSEAQSKELSGICWNNDEMINLNDL comes from the exons ATGTTACAAAGGCGGTTGTTTTGCACCAGGATTTCTAAAACCGTGCTCCAATCAAATCTGGGACATAGCCACCAGAGCAAATGGAGTGTAAAGCAAGTTACAAAGTCCAACTTCTCAGTGGCACTAGAAGAGGTTAGCAGTTACATCTCCGAATCTGATTTCATCGCAGTCTCATTGAAGAATAGTGGGGCCTACTCTGCACAATGGCAGCGTGTTATTCCTATTGACACAGCCCACACAGCGTATCTCAAAGCCAAATATGCAGCCGAACGGTTTCAGGTCCTTCAGTTCGCCGTTTGCCCTTTTTCCATTAAGGGTTCTAAGCTCATCGTCCACCC ATACAACTTTCATTTGTTCCCTCGTGATGAGTTAAAAATAGGGATGCCTTCTTATAGTTTCTCTTGTCAATCATCATACTTGACCTCTATGGTTCAAGAAGGTTTTGATTTCAATGCCTGCATATACGATG GCATATCATATTTATCCAAATCGCAAGAATCAGCTGCAATAGATAGAACTGGGAATGCATCACCTATTAGCTGTACAGTGCCAACTCCATCAGGATATACAGTTGCTGATTCTGTATTTGCAGAAAGGATCAAATCTCGACTTAAGCATTGGATAACTGCTTGCAAAGACACAAACAAGAAGCCTGAAG ATGCTTTAATCAGTTCCTTGAGAAAAATTGTCTCGGGAGATGAAGTATATGGATCCAGACCATGCTTGAGCATAGATGTCTGCAGTGAACGTCAAGTGCGCCTTGTGTTGGAG ACACTGAAGGATTTTGTTGATGTCATACCTTTACTAACCCCAGCAAAGGGAGGGACAATGAGGCCTGTTCGAGTTGTTTTGACAAGTTCAGAAGAAGATAGGATTCTTTTACAG AAGGAACTTCAAAATGAGGAGAAGGAGCATAATAAGCGCCTCCGTGGGTTTCGAGAGGTGATCGATTTGATTTCCGCTTCTCAGAAACCTGTTGTTGCCCACAACTCTCTTAATG ATTTTACTTTCGTTCATTCCAAGTTCTTAGCTCCGTTGCCATCAACGCTAGATGAATTTAGAAGTTCATTATGTGTGGTCTTCCCAAATGTACTTGATGTCAACCACCTTATGAAGGAAATCAGCCCTCTAACAAAAGTGAACAATTTGCCTGCAAGTATCTCATATTTGAAACAACGGTTCTTTGCCCCTATTGATGTAGAGATACCTAACCAAG CTGAGGTCAGTGAAGTGAAGACTCTTGGACATGATGTTGTGAAGATAAgcgaattgtttgcaaagttgtGCTCCATATTGAAAACTGCTCCAAGAACTCCTGAAGCTGACGAGGGCCAATTGCCTGATGCAATTGAATGCTGCACAAACTCGTTCAACCCTTGCTTTACCAGTTCTCATAGTCCTGCTGATGAAGATATTAGTGTGTGGACTGACAATACTAGAGAGATTAGTATTAAGAATCTGGTTTTCTTATGGGGATTCAGGGTTGGGACATCTGCAGGAAAGCTGAAAAGCCTCCTATATGGTTCACATAAAGTTTTCCATAATGAATTTGATGTTAGGATGGTGGATAAAAGTTGTGCAGTGGTTGTTTTCGGGGATCTTGGCTTTCCGGAAGTCCTGTTGCAGCTAATGGACTCTGGAGGAATCTGCACTAATACCCTGAAGGAGATGCTGGCCGACGGCCTGACAGCTGCAGGTTATGAGACCTACCAGAAAGTCTGTGAGTTGGGTCTATGGGAAGCAGATTTAGCCAGTTCGATGGAAAAGGCTTTGGAAGAAACTGAGAGCTTCTCAGAAGCTCAGTCGAAAGAGTTGTCAGGGATATGTTGGAATAATGATGAAATGATTAACCTGAATGACCTTTGA